Proteins from a genomic interval of Equus quagga isolate Etosha38 chromosome 13, UCLA_HA_Equagga_1.0, whole genome shotgun sequence:
- the TTYH1 gene encoding protein tweety homolog 1 isoform X2 has protein sequence MGAPPGYRPSAWVHLLHQLPRADFQLRPVPSGFAPQEQEYQQALLLVAALAGLGLGLSLIFIAVYLIRFCCCRPPEAPGTKSPPPGGGCVTWSCIAALLVGCAGIGIGFYGNSETSDGVSQLSSALLHANHTLSAIDHLVLEMVERLGEAVRTELTTLEEVLTQRTELVAATRGARRQVEAVAQQLQGLAFWRDVPLSPLQVAEDVSFVEEYRWLAYILLLLLELLVCLFTLLGLAKQSKWLVVVMTVMSLLVLILSWGSMGLEAATAVGLSDFCSSPDTYVLNLTQEETGLGSDILSYYFLCNQAVSNPFQQRLTLSQRALANIHSQLQGLEREAVPQFPSAQKPLLSLEETMNVTEGNFHQLVALLHCRGLHKDYGAALRGLCEDALEGLLFLLLFSLLSAGALATALCSLPRAWALFPPSDDYDDTDDDDPFNPQESKRFVQWQSSI, from the exons ATGGGGGCGCCCCCGGGCTACCGACCCTCGGCTTGGGTGCATCTGCTCCACCAGCTGCCCCGCGCCGACTTCCAGCTCCGCCCGGTGCCCAGCGGTTTCGCGCCCCAAGAGCAAGAATACCAGCAG gccttgTTGCTGGTGGCGGCCTTGGCGGGCCTGGGCTTGGGCCTGAGCCTCATCTTCATTGCTGTCTACCTCATCCGCTTCTGCTGCTGCCGGCCCCCAGAGGCCCCCGGGACCAAGAGCCCCCCGCCCGGGGGAGGCTGTGTCACCTGGAGCTGCATTGCTGCCCTTCTCGTCGGCTG TGCCGGCATTGGCATCGGTTTCTATGGCAACAGCGAGACCAGTGATGGGGTGTCCCAGCTCAGCTCAGCGCTGCTGCATGCCAACCACACGCTCAGCGCCATTGACCACCTG GTGTTGGAGATGGTGGAGAGGCTGGGCGAGGCCGTGAGGACAGAGCTGACCACTCTGGAGGAGGTGCTCACACAGCGCACAGAGCTGGTGGCTGCCACCCGGGGGGCTCGGCGGCAGGTGGAGGCCGTGGCCCAGCAGCTACAGGGGCTGGCATTCTGGCGGGACGTGCCCTTGAGCCCCCTGCAAGTGGCCGAAGATGTGTCCTTTGTGGAGGAGTACAG gtgGCTGGCCTACAtcctcctgctgctcctggaGCTCCTGGTCTGCCTTTTCACCCTCCTGGGCCTGGCGAAGCAGAGCAAGTGGCTGGTGGTCGT GATGACAGTGATGAGTCTCCTGGTTCTTATCCTGAGCTGGGGCTCCATGGGCCTGGAGGCAGCTACAGCCGTG ggcctcagtgaTTTCTGCTCCAGTCCGGACACCTATGTGCTGAACCTGACTCAGGAGGAGACTGGGCTGGGCTCAG ACATCCTGAGCTATTATTTCCTCTGCAACCAGGCCGTCTCCAACCCCTTCCAACAG AGGCTGACTCTGTCCCAGCGAGCTCTGGCCAACATCCACTCCCAGCTGCAGGGCCTGGAGCGAGAAGCTGTTCCCCAATTCCCTTCTGCGCAG AAGCCTCTGCTGTCCTTGGAGGAGACGATGAATGTGACAGAGGGAAACTTCCACCAGTTAGTGGCACTGCTGCATTGTCGCGGCCTGCACAAG GATTATGGTGCCGCCCTGCGGGGCCTGTGTGAAGATGCCCTGGAAGGCCTGCTCTTCCTgctgctcttctccctcctgtctGCTGGGGCCCTCGCCACTGCCCTCTGCAGCCTGCCCCGTGCCTGGGCCCTCTTCCCACCCAG TGACGACTATGATGACACAGACGATGATGACCCTTTCAACCCTCAG GAATCCAAGCGCTTCGTGCAGTGGCAGTCCTCTATCTGA
- the TTYH1 gene encoding protein tweety homolog 1 isoform X1: MGAPPGYRPSAWVHLLHQLPRADFQLRPVPSGFAPQEQEYQQALLLVAALAGLGLGLSLIFIAVYLIRFCCCRPPEAPGTKSPPPGGGCVTWSCIAALLVGCAGIGIGFYGNSETSDGVSQLSSALLHANHTLSAIDHLVLEMVERLGEAVRTELTTLEEVLTQRTELVAATRGARRQVEAVAQQLQGLAFWRDVPLSPLQVAEDVSFVEEYRWLAYILLLLLELLVCLFTLLGLAKQSKWLVVVMTVMSLLVLILSWGSMGLEAATAVGLSDFCSSPDTYVLNLTQEETGLGSDILSYYFLCNQAVSNPFQQRLTLSQRALANIHSQLQGLEREAVPQFPSAQKPLLSLEETMNVTEGNFHQLVALLHCRGLHKDYGAALRGLCEDALEGLLFLLLFSLLSAGALATALCSLPRAWALFPPSDDYDDTDDDDPFNPQQESKRFVQWQSSI; this comes from the exons ATGGGGGCGCCCCCGGGCTACCGACCCTCGGCTTGGGTGCATCTGCTCCACCAGCTGCCCCGCGCCGACTTCCAGCTCCGCCCGGTGCCCAGCGGTTTCGCGCCCCAAGAGCAAGAATACCAGCAG gccttgTTGCTGGTGGCGGCCTTGGCGGGCCTGGGCTTGGGCCTGAGCCTCATCTTCATTGCTGTCTACCTCATCCGCTTCTGCTGCTGCCGGCCCCCAGAGGCCCCCGGGACCAAGAGCCCCCCGCCCGGGGGAGGCTGTGTCACCTGGAGCTGCATTGCTGCCCTTCTCGTCGGCTG TGCCGGCATTGGCATCGGTTTCTATGGCAACAGCGAGACCAGTGATGGGGTGTCCCAGCTCAGCTCAGCGCTGCTGCATGCCAACCACACGCTCAGCGCCATTGACCACCTG GTGTTGGAGATGGTGGAGAGGCTGGGCGAGGCCGTGAGGACAGAGCTGACCACTCTGGAGGAGGTGCTCACACAGCGCACAGAGCTGGTGGCTGCCACCCGGGGGGCTCGGCGGCAGGTGGAGGCCGTGGCCCAGCAGCTACAGGGGCTGGCATTCTGGCGGGACGTGCCCTTGAGCCCCCTGCAAGTGGCCGAAGATGTGTCCTTTGTGGAGGAGTACAG gtgGCTGGCCTACAtcctcctgctgctcctggaGCTCCTGGTCTGCCTTTTCACCCTCCTGGGCCTGGCGAAGCAGAGCAAGTGGCTGGTGGTCGT GATGACAGTGATGAGTCTCCTGGTTCTTATCCTGAGCTGGGGCTCCATGGGCCTGGAGGCAGCTACAGCCGTG ggcctcagtgaTTTCTGCTCCAGTCCGGACACCTATGTGCTGAACCTGACTCAGGAGGAGACTGGGCTGGGCTCAG ACATCCTGAGCTATTATTTCCTCTGCAACCAGGCCGTCTCCAACCCCTTCCAACAG AGGCTGACTCTGTCCCAGCGAGCTCTGGCCAACATCCACTCCCAGCTGCAGGGCCTGGAGCGAGAAGCTGTTCCCCAATTCCCTTCTGCGCAG AAGCCTCTGCTGTCCTTGGAGGAGACGATGAATGTGACAGAGGGAAACTTCCACCAGTTAGTGGCACTGCTGCATTGTCGCGGCCTGCACAAG GATTATGGTGCCGCCCTGCGGGGCCTGTGTGAAGATGCCCTGGAAGGCCTGCTCTTCCTgctgctcttctccctcctgtctGCTGGGGCCCTCGCCACTGCCCTCTGCAGCCTGCCCCGTGCCTGGGCCCTCTTCCCACCCAG TGACGACTATGATGACACAGACGATGATGACCCTTTCAACCCTCAG CAGGAATCCAAGCGCTTCGTGCAGTGGCAGTCCTCTATCTGA
- the TTYH1 gene encoding protein tweety homolog 1 isoform X3 — protein sequence MGAPPGYRPSAWVHLLHQLPRADFQLRPVPSGFAPQEQEYQQALLLVAALAGLGLGLSLIFIAVYLIRFCCCRPPEAPGTKSPPPGGGCVTWSCIAALLVGCAGIGIGFYGNSETSDGVSQLSSALLHANHTLSAIDHLVLEMVERLGEAVRTELTTLEEVLTQRTELVAATRGARRQVEAVAQQLQGLAFWRDVPLSPLQVAEDVSFVEEYRWLAYILLLLLELLVCLFTLLGLAKQSKWLVVVMTVMSLLVLILSWGSMGLEAATAVGLSDFCSSPDTYVLNLTQEETGLGSDILSYYFLCNQAVSNPFQQRLTLSQRALANIHSQLQGLEREAVPQFPSAQKPLLSLEETMNVTEGNFHQLVALLHCRGLHKDYGAALRGLCEDALEGLLFLLLFSLLSAGALATALCSLPRAWALFPPRNPSASCSGSPLSEPLLRARLEPASRRW from the exons ATGGGGGCGCCCCCGGGCTACCGACCCTCGGCTTGGGTGCATCTGCTCCACCAGCTGCCCCGCGCCGACTTCCAGCTCCGCCCGGTGCCCAGCGGTTTCGCGCCCCAAGAGCAAGAATACCAGCAG gccttgTTGCTGGTGGCGGCCTTGGCGGGCCTGGGCTTGGGCCTGAGCCTCATCTTCATTGCTGTCTACCTCATCCGCTTCTGCTGCTGCCGGCCCCCAGAGGCCCCCGGGACCAAGAGCCCCCCGCCCGGGGGAGGCTGTGTCACCTGGAGCTGCATTGCTGCCCTTCTCGTCGGCTG TGCCGGCATTGGCATCGGTTTCTATGGCAACAGCGAGACCAGTGATGGGGTGTCCCAGCTCAGCTCAGCGCTGCTGCATGCCAACCACACGCTCAGCGCCATTGACCACCTG GTGTTGGAGATGGTGGAGAGGCTGGGCGAGGCCGTGAGGACAGAGCTGACCACTCTGGAGGAGGTGCTCACACAGCGCACAGAGCTGGTGGCTGCCACCCGGGGGGCTCGGCGGCAGGTGGAGGCCGTGGCCCAGCAGCTACAGGGGCTGGCATTCTGGCGGGACGTGCCCTTGAGCCCCCTGCAAGTGGCCGAAGATGTGTCCTTTGTGGAGGAGTACAG gtgGCTGGCCTACAtcctcctgctgctcctggaGCTCCTGGTCTGCCTTTTCACCCTCCTGGGCCTGGCGAAGCAGAGCAAGTGGCTGGTGGTCGT GATGACAGTGATGAGTCTCCTGGTTCTTATCCTGAGCTGGGGCTCCATGGGCCTGGAGGCAGCTACAGCCGTG ggcctcagtgaTTTCTGCTCCAGTCCGGACACCTATGTGCTGAACCTGACTCAGGAGGAGACTGGGCTGGGCTCAG ACATCCTGAGCTATTATTTCCTCTGCAACCAGGCCGTCTCCAACCCCTTCCAACAG AGGCTGACTCTGTCCCAGCGAGCTCTGGCCAACATCCACTCCCAGCTGCAGGGCCTGGAGCGAGAAGCTGTTCCCCAATTCCCTTCTGCGCAG AAGCCTCTGCTGTCCTTGGAGGAGACGATGAATGTGACAGAGGGAAACTTCCACCAGTTAGTGGCACTGCTGCATTGTCGCGGCCTGCACAAG GATTATGGTGCCGCCCTGCGGGGCCTGTGTGAAGATGCCCTGGAAGGCCTGCTCTTCCTgctgctcttctccctcctgtctGCTGGGGCCCTCGCCACTGCCCTCTGCAGCCTGCCCCGTGCCTGGGCCCTCTTCCCACCCAG GAATCCAAGCGCTTCGTGCAGTGGCAGTCCTCTATCTGAGCCCCTGCTCCGTGCCAGACTGGAGCCTGCCTCGCGTCGCTGGTGA